The Caloenas nicobarica isolate bCalNic1 chromosome Z, bCalNic1.hap1, whole genome shotgun sequence genome has a segment encoding these proteins:
- the ANKRD34B gene encoding ankyrin repeat domain-containing protein 34B gives MTEMMELPADGNSLIRAVYQSRLRLTRLLLEGGAYINESNDRGETPLMIACRTKHVDSQSVSKAKMVKYLLENKADPNIQDKSGKTALMHACLERAGPEVVSLLLKSGADPSLQDHSNCSALVYAINSEDKETLTVLLNACRARGKEVIIITMDKSLSGRPKTKQYLNVPPADLEESHPPTACTSPSEIELKTSPSPLSSSSESKKALFSFEDLDHPRSMDSSSQTVSLMRKSSSTKVGSKLAQVQRLQSEPWRKSSPSLFHQNKIASLQEELQDITPEEELSFKINGLALSKRFITRHQSIDVKDTAHLLKTFDQAGSRKFSCDEINSQTPYGEEKHNPSAIPLGKDASSGQISFISNLSSIIQKRNLGANHYSSDSQLTTSLSPDAVEDSKPVIGKKKILSPSHSLLSSSREVPENMPPVTLSRRNQAFLERRGSGALLLDHLVQTRPGFLPPLNMNPHPPVPDITVINRVSGMISCGQKHLIPAAPAFPRETKNAKMLLRRQSLQTEQIKQLVNF, from the coding sequence ATGACCGAAATGATGGAGTTGCCAGCAGACGGGAATTCCCTGATCAGAGCTGTCTACCAAAGCCGCCTTCGCCTCACCAGGCTGTTACTGGAGGGTGGTGCCTACATCAACGAGAGCAACGACAGAGGTGAAACCCCTTTAATGATTGCTTGTAGGACGAAACATGTGGACTCCCAGAGTGTCAGCAAGGCAAAAATGGTTAAATACCTCCTAGAAAACAAAGCCGATCCCAACATACAGGACAAATCTGGAAAGACGGCCTTGATGCACGCGTGTCTGGAAAGAGCAGGGCCCGAGGTGGTGTCGCTGCTTCTGAAAAGCGGAGCTGACCCCAGCCTGCAGGATCACTCCAACTGCTCTGCGCTTGTGTACGCCATAAACTCGGAAGACAAGGAGACCCTGACAGTCCTTCTTAATGCCTGCAGGGCACGAGGGAAAGAAGTCATCATTATCACTATGGACAAGTCCCTGTCGGGAAGGCCGAAAACGAAGCAGTACCTGAACGTGCCTCCTGCAGACCTGGAGGAAAGCCATCCCCCAACTGCCTGCACTTCCCCATCAGAAATAGAGCTGAAAACGTCTCCATCCCCACTTTCAAGTTCAAGTGAAAGTAAAAAAGCACTCTTCAGCTTTGAAGATCTGGACCATCCAAGAAGCATGGACAGCTCATCTCAGACAGTTTCACTGATGAGAAAATCCAGCTCAACAAAAGTAGGGTCCAAGCTGGCACAAGTGCAGCGGCTTCAGTCTGAGCCTTGGAGAAAGAGCTCTCCGTCACTGTTTCACCAGAATAAAATTGCCTCTTTACAAGAAGAACTTCAGGATATTACTCCAGAAGAAGAGCTCTCTTTTAAAATCAATGGCCTTGCTTTATCAAAGAGATTCATCACCAGGCACCAAAGTATTGATGTAAAAGACACTGCTCATTTATTGAAAACTTTTGATCAGGCTGGATCAAGGAAGTTCTCATGTGATGAGATAAACTCTCAGACTCCTTATGGTGAAGAGAAACATAACCCCAGTGCGATTCCTTTGGGTAAGGATGCCAGTTCGGGACAAATCAGCTTTATTTCAAACCTCAGCAGTATTATCCAGAAAAGAAATTTGGGAGCAAATCACTACAGCTCTGATTCTCAGTTAACTACTAGTCTAAGTCCTGATGCTGTAGAAGACAGCAAGCCAGtgataggaaagaaaaagattcttTCTCCATCTCACTCTTTGTTATCAAGTTCTAGAGAAGTACCGGAGAACATGCCTCCTGTTACTCTGAGCAGGAGAAATCAAGCTTTTCTCGAAAGACGGGGTTCAGGAGCCTTATTGTTGGATCATCTTGTTCAGACAAGACCAGGTTTTCTTCCGCCACTGAATATGAATCCCCACCCCCCAGTTCCAGATATTACTGTTATAAACAGGGTTTCTGGGATGATTTCTTGTGGACAAAAGCACTTAATACCAGCAGCACCTGCTTTCCCCAGGGAGaccaaaaatgcaaaaatgcttCTAAGGAGACAGTCTTTACAGACTGAGCAGATTAAGCAATTAGTGAATTTTTAA